From a single Lolium rigidum isolate FL_2022 chromosome 7, APGP_CSIRO_Lrig_0.1, whole genome shotgun sequence genomic region:
- the LOC124673046 gene encoding putative disease resistance protein RGA3, with product MAESASAGGLDPAVLAEAPKLVCSVSQAMEGLAAQIQSHDGKWGPRSWGWKVVGPELEVLKVYMLKIWFISAGAEPQRAGDKALALQARDATYFIDDLQDMILHCCTLARRAKTLSHQFKLLPALWYCWNRLLVLLATKPPHKIMRDIKVVNQETRRIGHLLQNGAGPSSASLPPPPSPDSAREILQPKVFGRDKERDDIVQMLIRGGKVAAPHMTVSIVGTGGIGKTTLAKMVFDDAQVRQHFDVRCWVSVSSRFDLMKLAAEILSSAQPSWDGSADTMVDVQMLQSELRQLVTSKRYLIVLDDVWNNITDDIWLDMLAPLRSADIGSRILVTSRTDTMPRTVGTSQLHTLHPLNSDDCWALLKVHAFPSDSDDVHPDLELIGKQIVARINGSPLAAKLLGGLLGDTRSKSQWMNIMEKGLQDNNISLVLRLSYMYLPVHLKRCFTYCSLFAPGYKFDPAHLSWLWIAEGFIEPQDGDERRLEDIAREYFDQLLSRSFFQELKLGPKTCYFVHDLLHDLAKSVAAVDCFRIEDGMNSDIPSTVCHLSVSVNSISDLTNFSALENLRTLLIQPSLPFSFSCFQEDFAVNLKCLLEKSKRLRVLDLSGFKLEELPQCIVDLLHLRYLSLHGSIQRLPESIGKLLNLQTLCFTGKCSLDKLPASITMLVNLRHLLVETKYIAGLTGIGQLANLQGSLELHVDKREGHKVEELMNINGLHGLLKIKNLEHVSSYEEACKAELNKKSNLSSLYLEWSSASRNKSPPSDRKVLEGLQPHQGIKVLNVRRYCGTETPRWLQSLQQLSSLHLTNCRSLAMLPPLGHLGSLRYLHMKELCAVDRIGHEFYGTGDVAFPSLRFLEFDDFPRLYDWSGIADRESFPCLERLAIMDCPELVKIPPFFPATREITIERTRLIPYMRLASFSSTSEKFQLDVFTTSLDFNRLLSKQHIEAIAALNISGAEEIVATEEIGSFVSLQRIQLSRCNVTDQNFSRFLQALPCLCSLEIIDLPNITSLPASETLKFSTVLTELSIRNCHLLQSISSLQSLDSLKYLVIERCPKVTARSFPLNFKSLLSLKVLRISYCSELQSLPVCGLPSSLETLHIIGCHPEFARQSRNRNGHYFEKLATIPTVIIQ from the coding sequence CGACCTCCAGGATATGATACTCCACTGCTGCACCCTTGCACGGCGAGCCAAGACTCTCAGCCACCAATTCAAGCTCCTTCCCGCTCTATGGTATTGCTGGAACCGCCTGCTTGTGCTGCTCGCCACGAAACCACCACACAAGATCATGAGGGACATCAAAGTTGTGAATCAAGAAACTCGCAGGATTGGCCATCTGCTACAGAACGGTGCAGGCCCATCGTCCGcttcgctgccgccgccaccttcGCCTGATTCGGCAAGGGAAATCCTCCAGCCCAAGGTATTTGGCCGCGACAAGGAGAGGGATGACATAGTGCAGATGCTCATCCGCGGCGGCAAGGTTGCTGCACCTCACATGACGGTCTCTATTGTTGGCACCGGAGGAATCGGGAAGACAACACTCGCCAAGATGGTCTTCGACGATGCACAAGTCAGGCAGCATTTTGATGTTAGATGCTGGGTCTCTGTTTCCAGTAGATTCGACCTAATGAAGCTCGCAGCCGAGATCCTAAGCTCGGCCCAGCCATCTTGGGATGGCTCTGCTGACACGATGGTGGATGTTCAAATGCTTCAGTCCGAGCTCCGCCAGTTAGTTACATCCAAGAGGTACCTGATTGTTCTCGATGATGTATGGAACAACATCACCGATGATATCTGGCTGGACATGCTTGCTCCTCTACGGTCTGCAGATATTGGTAGCAGAATCCTGGTGACTTCCCGCACGGACACCATGCCTCGTACCGTCGGCACATCGCAGCTGCACACCCTGCATCCGCTAAATAGCGACGATTGCTGGGCCCTGCTCAAGGTACATGCTTTTCCGAGTGATAGCGATGATGTCCATCCAGACCTCGAGCTGATCGGGAAGCAAATTGTTGCAAGAATCAATGGATCGCCTTTGGCTGCCAAGCTGCTGGGAGGTTTGCTGGGAGATACAAGGAGCAAAAGTCAGTGGATGAATATCATGGAAAAAGGATTACAAGACAACAATATTTCCCTTGTCCTACGCTTGAGCTATATGTACCTGCCCGTACACCTCAAGCGGTGCTTCACATACTGCAGTTTATTTGCACCAGGCTATAAGTTTGATCCAGCTCACTTGTCCTGGCTTTGGATTGCTGAGGGTTTTATTGAACCGCAAGACGGGGATGAGAGAAGGCTGGAAGACATAGCTAGAGAATATTTTGATCAGCTCCTTTCACGCTCATTCTTCCAGGAACTCAAGCTTGGACCCAAGACCTGCTATTTTGTGCACGACTTACTCCATGATCTTGCAAAGTCTGTTGCTGCAGTGGACTGCTTCCGTATTGAGGATGGCATGAACTCTGACATCCCGTCGACTGTTTGCCATCTGTCAGTCAGTGTGAATAGTATATCTGATCTTACAAACTTCTCCGCGCTCGAAAATCTGCGCACCTTGTTAATCCAGCCATCACTTCCGTTCTCCTTCAGTTGCTTCCAAGAGGATTTTGCTGTGAACTTAAAATGTCTCCTGGAGAAGTCAAAACGTTTGCGTGTTCTTGATCTCAGTGGTTTTAAATTAGAAGAGTTGCCCCAATGCATTGTTGACTTACTGCACCTCCGTTACCTATCCCTCCATGGCTCCATCCAGAGGCTTCCTGAGTCGATCGGCAAGCTCCTGAATCTGCAAACATTATGCTTCACTGGGAAATGTTCCCTTGATAAGCTTCCTGCAAGCATTACTATGCTTGTCAATTTGCGCCACCTTCTTGTTGAAACAAAGTATATTGCTGGATTGACGGGCATTGGTCAGCTAGCTAACCTTCAGGGATCACTTGAGCTCCATGTTGACAAGAGGGAAGGGCATAAAGTAGAAGAGTTGATGAACATCAACGGTCTCCACGGGTTGCTCAAAATAAAAAATCTAGAACATGTTTCAAGCTATGAAGAAGCCTGTAAAGCTGAGTTGAATAAGAAATCAAATCTTAGTTCTCTGTATTTGGAATGGAGCTCTGCTAGTAGAAATAAATCCCCACCTTCTGATAGAAAGGTGCTTGAAGGCCTACAGCCGCACCAAGGCATAAAGGTACTAAATGTTAGAAGGTACTGTGGCACGGAAACTCCCAGGTGGCTACAGTCATTGCAGCAGCTTAGTTCCTTGCACCTTACAAATTGCAGGAGTTTGGCCATGCTTCCTCCACTGGGGCATTTGGGGTCACTCAGATACCTGCACATGAAGGAGCTGTGTGCAGTTGACCGAATTGGGCATGAGTTTTATGGCACTGGTGATGTGGCATTTCCATCCCTAAGATTCCTTGAATTTGATGATTTCCCAAGGTTGTATGACTGGTCTGGAATAGCAGACCGAGAGTCATTTCCATGCCTTGAAAGATTAGCTATAATGGATTGTCCAGAATTGGTCAAAATTCCTCCATTCTTTCCAGCTACTCGTGAAATTACCATTGAGCGTACACGATTAATACCATATATGAGGCTTGCCTCTTTTTCTTCAACTTCAGAGAAGTTCCAGCTGGATGTATTCACAACTTCTCTTGACTTCAACAGGCTACTCAGTAAACAGCACATAGAAGCCATTGCAGCCTTAAATATAAGTGGCGCTGAAGAAATCGTTGCTACTGAAGAAATCGGGTCCTTTGTTTCTCTACAAAGGATCCAGCTTTCTCGGTGCAATGTTACGGACCAGAATTTTAGTAGGTTTCTCCAGGCTCTGCCTTGTCTGTGCTCGTTGGAGATAATAGACCTGCCTAACATAACATCTCTTCCAGCATCGGAAACACTTAAGTTCAGCACAGTGCTCACTGAGTTGTCCATACGTAACTGTCATTTGCTTCAGTCTATCTCGTCACTGCAGTCTTTGGATTCGTTAAAGTATCTGGTGATCGAGAGGTGTCCTAAAGTAACGGCAAGATCATTTCCGTTGAACTTTAAAAGCCTATTATCTCTCAAAGTGCTGAGAATATCTTATTGCTCAGAGCTCCAATCTTTACCAGTGTGTGGTCTTCCATCCTCACTAGAAACACTTCATATTATTGGGTGCCACCCAGAGTTTGCCAGGCAATCAAGAAATAGAAATGGCCATTACTTTGAGAAGCTTGCAACAATACCTACTGTAATTATTCAGTGA